In Acanthochromis polyacanthus isolate Apoly-LR-REF ecotype Palm Island chromosome 9, KAUST_Apoly_ChrSc, whole genome shotgun sequence, the DNA window AATAGCAATGGCAAGAACAGCATTtccaaaattgaaaaatatactgacaaataagaaaatagcaATTAGCATCTGTATGAGGATGCTCAGCTGTTACATCCTACCAGTTCTGATGTACGGATGTGAGTCTtggaacataaataataaatgtcaaacaaaatcacAGCAACAGAGATGTGATTTTACAGACACATGCTGCGTATATCTTACATGGACAGAGTAACcaatgaagatgttttaaaaacactaaacacaaattatacGCTACTGAGCAAAATTAGGAAACGGCAAGCAAGattttttggacacatcttaaGGAAAGAGACCCTGGAATATATTGtcacaactggaaaaattaATGGGAAGAGAGgacgaggcagacagagaatgaaaatgatagaAGGACTGACATCATGGTGACACATGGAACGGGCAACGTCACAGTTCAGAGAGCAAAAGATCGGAGGAGCTGGAGAGAAATGATCGCCTACGCTGAACGGCATGGCACTTGATCGattgaacacccaggtacttgtaAGACATATAAGATGTCCTTTTTTCCCTAGTGACACCGTACATAGTGAGGCATTATGGGTAACACAAGCGACAGGGTGTCTGGAGATCGTCATGGAGGCAAGGCCCACCGCTCAGACAGCAGCGGGAGTCACAAAGACCAAGAGCAAAGCAGCAAGATGGTGGACAGCACAGACGACCCCAACATCTTCAACACCCACGGACCAGATTCCAAGGTACACATACTGATCTACAGATGTCCCATAACATCCTTAGATTTCAAACAGTTACTCGCAAAATGGCTTGCAGCTgacatttgcatattttttgctTCCAGGCATCAGGAGAGAAAGAATTCACGCCAGATCTGGATGACCTGGTTAAAACTGGCCCTCAGGCTCGACCCACTGTGATCCGCTGGGCTGGAGGGGGGAAGGAGGTCTACATAGCCGGCTCCTTCAATAACTGGAGCACAAAAATACCACTAAATAAGAGgtaaacacaatttttttttgtcgcaAATTTAATTACATTCTTCTATTTAATTTCTTGTGTGAGTGAATCCTTTGGTAAATCTATTTACTACTTTGTGCTGACTGCAAGCATGAGTGGAAGTTGTAGGGTTGCAGATTATCATCCTGATGTTGCACCAATaccctttctctttctctctccaaaGCCACAATGACTTTGTTGCAATTCTGGACCTGCCTGAAGGAGAGCACCAGTACAAGTTTTTTGTAGATGGGCAGTGGGTCAATGATCCCTCAGAGGTACAGCAGTGTTAatattatttccatttttgccattttcatgAGCATGCACACGAAAGCTGAAAGTATTCCCTGGATGTGAACGGTCAAATTCAACTTACTCATTGTTGCAAACCTCTATGAtggtataaaaaataaaacttaaatggcatccatccatccaaactGTGATGTGTCATACTAGTAGACTTTAGCCAGCAAAAAAACATATAAGAACTTTAAAAGCTGTGCTGTGTGAAGGGCTTCTGCAGTAACTGTGTGAAAGTGGTTTCACTCACAGTGTTGTTCTCTAAACCTCTTTATAAACCCAGTGAGATGTGTGCAGTTTCATACAAATGCTTGATCCTTACCTCTGggattgttgctttttttttttttttttttttttgtagccgGTGGTAACCAGTCAGCTTGGCACCATCAACAACCTGATCCAGGTGAAGAAGTCCGACTTTGAGGTGTTTGACGCCCTACAGGTCGACTCTCTGGAGTGCTCCGACACATCAGGTCAGACTGCTGTTGCTCTGCTTTTTGTTCAGACAAATAAATGTCATCAGTGATGTAAAAGCCTGGATTAAACATCCAACATTTTCCCAAGTGGCCACAGGTGTCACTGATACTGAGATTAAACAGAGACTGTACAGAtattttattagtattttatttgaatttggTACCATAcatgtctcctgtctgctgtgtgtgAACACAACTTGCAGTTCTCCTAAAGAGTCCTTGAATTTATGTCACATGACGGTTGTTTGCCCCTGAATGGCTTCCCAGTGTTGCTACAGATGGCGGgatcttttgtttttacagagcCTTGTTGGagcaaactgcttttttttggcaaaattgTCAGACAGAACGTCACAGACGAGTAGGTCGATGACCGTCAGAACATTAATAACCCACTGAGTCCTTCTGTTTGTGGCTCTGATGTTATTttggtttttgctgtttttttaaagacaacatgcattttaaaactgcTAGCAAGTTTTATGGTTCACTGGAGGAATGAAAGCTTTAGATTAGTCTGCAGCTATCAAATCATAAGCAGCAGTTCACATGCGTAGAAGTGTCAGTAGTGTAACTGAGCCTGTTGCGTCTTCACAGatctgtccagctc includes these proteins:
- the prkab2 gene encoding 5'-AMP-activated protein kinase subunit beta-2; translation: MGNTSDRVSGDRHGGKAHRSDSSGSHKDQEQSSKMVDSTDDPNIFNTHGPDSKASGEKEFTPDLDDLVKTGPQARPTVIRWAGGGKEVYIAGSFNNWSTKIPLNKSHNDFVAILDLPEGEHQYKFFVDGQWVNDPSEPVVTSQLGTINNLIQVKKSDFEVFDALQVDSLECSDTSDLSSSPPGPYGQEQYVFRPEEHFKAPPILPPHLLQVILNKDTNISCDPALLPEPNHVMLNHLYALSIKDGVMVLSATHRYKKKYVTSLLYKPI